In Kordia antarctica, the following proteins share a genomic window:
- a CDS encoding DUF4136 domain-containing protein, producing MKTIKLLLPVVALLLITSCVSVRVVSDYDKEANFTSYKTFAFYKTGIDLVEISDLDKKRILRAIEKEMLAKGFVKSDNPDLLVNIQTKANKRININNNAYFGYGWGFRPWFWGGGNQFNSVSTSTEGVLYIDLIDTKQKELIWQGRGAGSLNVNRSMEKKDARVQEFVAEIMKEYPPKKDTK from the coding sequence ATGAAAACAATTAAATTACTATTACCAGTAGTCGCGTTACTACTTATTACTTCGTGTGTTTCGGTCAGAGTAGTTTCTGACTACGACAAGGAAGCTAACTTTACTTCGTATAAAACATTTGCGTTTTATAAAACAGGAATTGACCTTGTAGAGATTTCAGATTTAGACAAGAAAAGAATTCTTCGCGCAATAGAGAAGGAAATGCTCGCAAAAGGTTTTGTGAAATCAGATAATCCTGATCTTTTAGTCAATATCCAAACCAAAGCAAACAAGCGTATCAACATCAATAACAATGCATACTTTGGATACGGTTGGGGATTTCGTCCTTGGTTTTGGGGCGGAGGAAATCAATTTAACTCTGTAAGTACAAGTACCGAAGGTGTTCTATATATTGACTTGATCGATACAAAACAAAAAGAATTGATTTGGCAAGGAAGAGGCGCAGGAAGCCTAAACGTCAATCGTAGCATGGAGAAAAAAGATGCTCGTGTTCAAGAGTTTGTTGCGGAGATTATGAAAGAATATCCACCAAAGAAAGACACAAAATAA
- a CDS encoding toll/interleukin-1 receptor domain-containing protein: MSIFISYSHKDEKFVDKLAIKLVDDRIPVFVDRWEINVGDSITNKIENAITDASYLIIVLSKNSVESNWCKREITSGLMLELEKKRVVLLPVLIEECKIPLFLRDKHYADFRLDFETGYEKIKQSVARLKNDELGRIEMAPKTFSDFAISWGIRGEYFEMLIDVVEFSVEEDKPFTILTSIVFVGNKKATDKYNQYLSEKRDWLMKSMVLMICVETESFVESNVYIYGDKPYETVLTIADPKMDISFQGFVTVKRLGPSDKKNKIYYFGNIFKKLWEDERRSVN; encoded by the coding sequence ATGTCAATCTTTATAAGTTATTCACACAAAGATGAAAAGTTCGTAGATAAACTAGCCATAAAACTTGTCGATGACAGAATTCCCGTATTTGTAGATAGATGGGAAATAAATGTTGGTGATTCAATAACTAATAAAATTGAAAACGCAATTACCGATGCATCATATTTGATTATTGTTCTTTCTAAAAACTCCGTAGAATCCAATTGGTGTAAAAGAGAAATTACCTCTGGACTAATGCTTGAGCTAGAAAAGAAACGAGTTGTTTTACTTCCCGTTCTTATCGAAGAATGCAAAATACCTTTATTTCTAAGGGATAAGCATTATGCGGATTTTCGTCTAGATTTTGAAACTGGGTACGAAAAAATTAAACAATCTGTGGCAAGGCTAAAAAATGATGAATTGGGGAGAATTGAAATGGCTCCTAAAACTTTTTCTGATTTCGCTATTTCTTGGGGGATTCGTGGTGAATATTTTGAGATGTTGATTGACGTTGTTGAATTTTCAGTTGAAGAAGATAAACCCTTTACAATTTTAACTAGTATCGTATTTGTAGGGAATAAAAAGGCGACAGATAAATATAATCAGTACCTATCTGAAAAAAGAGACTGGTTAATGAAAAGCATGGTTCTGATGATATGTGTAGAAACTGAAAGTTTTGTCGAATCTAATGTATACATTTATGGAGATAAGCCATATGAAACAGTTCTAACTATTGCAGACCCCAAAATGGATATATCCTTTCAAGGTTTTGTAACAGTGAAAAGGTTAGGGCCATCGGATAAAAAGAATAAAATATATTACTTCGGGAACATATTTAAGAAACTTTGGGAAGATGAAAGGCGCTCTGTAAATTAA
- a CDS encoding ATP-grasp domain-containing protein — protein sequence MKITAILYQAKLPPIKNGVQKPMKPGGYSDSGADIACELKKNGIAIVTPVNNPDIKNDLDWVFPDTKKGIQNALDKGANTLWLNTVLYKNHKIESFFERNIQFVGQIPSQVDIYDDKYFTNELLRKNKIPIPKTKLISIENLTNYSLDIDFPIVVKPLRGRGSQGVSLEKNRKELDDQLNEIFLNAAYGNMVYVEQFLSGQEITVTVMPSGNYLIDNQEITYKKPWSLPAVKRFNHKDGIAPYSGIVAVMKNSSVLGNEELNSKKIIEVYAQCEKAGELLNIKAPIRIDCRADENGNYFLFDLNMKPNMTGPSRSHRQNQDSLTLLASRKIGWNYIYLLKNILKQAWKPSCQ from the coding sequence GTGAAGATAACAGCAATTCTATACCAAGCTAAGCTTCCGCCAATTAAAAATGGGGTTCAAAAACCAATGAAACCCGGTGGATATTCTGATAGCGGCGCAGACATTGCATGCGAATTAAAAAAAAATGGTATCGCAATAGTTACACCAGTCAACAATCCGGATATTAAAAATGATTTAGATTGGGTATTTCCAGACACAAAAAAAGGAATTCAAAACGCATTGGACAAAGGCGCGAACACACTTTGGTTAAATACAGTTTTATACAAAAACCACAAAATAGAAAGCTTCTTTGAGCGAAATATTCAATTTGTCGGACAAATACCAAGTCAAGTAGATATTTACGATGATAAATATTTTACGAATGAACTTTTAAGGAAAAACAAAATTCCTATTCCTAAAACCAAATTGATTTCAATCGAAAATTTGACCAATTATTCATTAGATATTGATTTTCCAATAGTGGTTAAACCATTAAGAGGACGAGGCAGTCAAGGCGTTTCGTTGGAAAAAAATCGAAAAGAATTAGACGACCAACTAAATGAAATATTCTTGAACGCAGCATACGGGAATATGGTATATGTTGAGCAATTTTTAAGCGGTCAAGAAATAACAGTTACGGTAATGCCGTCTGGCAATTATCTGATTGACAATCAGGAAATAACTTATAAAAAACCTTGGAGTCTTCCTGCTGTAAAACGATTTAACCATAAAGATGGAATCGCACCTTATAGTGGCATTGTAGCTGTAATGAAAAATAGTTCGGTACTCGGAAATGAAGAACTAAATTCAAAAAAAATCATTGAAGTTTACGCTCAATGTGAAAAAGCAGGCGAACTACTAAATATCAAAGCACCTATACGAATAGATTGTCGTGCAGACGAAAATGGAAATTATTTTTTGTTCGATTTGAATATGAAACCAAATATGACTGGACCATCAAGATCACATAGGCAAAATCAAGATAGCTTGACCTTATTGGCTTCGAGAAAAATTGGCTGGAATTATATATATCTATTGAAAAACATACTTAAACAGGCGTGGAAACCCAGTTGCCAATAG
- a CDS encoding lmo0937 family membrane protein has protein sequence MKNLVYIIAVILVIGWLLGFFVYSERRLIHILLVLAVIAILLRLIRGKGI, from the coding sequence ATGAAAAATTTAGTATACATCATCGCGGTAATACTTGTAATCGGTTGGTTATTAGGGTTTTTTGTTTACAGCGAACGTAGATTGATACACATATTACTAGTCTTGGCTGTTATAGCTATATTATTGAGACTGATACGTGGTAAAGGAATTTAA